Proteins from one Triticum aestivum cultivar Chinese Spring chromosome 7A, IWGSC CS RefSeq v2.1, whole genome shotgun sequence genomic window:
- the LOC123147430 gene encoding uncharacterized protein, with protein sequence MTKIISDELPSSTSAETTKGKGQPSPAAGSAAHLDDDEEDDDKVFQHVMVTFFMFVFFVMYALLLWSDLGHWYNVIFTAITFLYSMVMIHVWLIKRRDQKKTCEPEACELTTAISTPGAPELMLLATGIMLISLGLAIFVFRPDSFDLALVAFTVFLSTAAMFIFLKCAKVERKRLEELNATSDLV encoded by the exons ATGACGAAGATAATCTCCGACGAGCTGCCGAGCAGCACTTCAGCGGAGACCACCAAAGGCAAAGGGCAGCCGTCACCGGCGGCTGGATCAGCGGCGCACcttgacgacgacgaggaggacgacgacaaagTCTTTCAG CACGTGATGGTCACTTTCTTCATGTTCGTTTTCTTCGTCATGTACGCCTTGTTATTGTGGTCGGATCTAGGGCATTGGTACAACGTAATCTTCACCGCCATCACCTTCCTCTACTCCATGGTCATGATCCACGTGTGGCTTATCAAACGGCGGGACCAGAAGAAGACATGTGAGCCCGAAGCATGCGAATTGACAACTGCTATTAGCACACCCGGAGCACCAGAG TTGATGCTGCTGGCAACCGGGATCATGTTAATCTCCTTGGGGTTGGCAATCTTCGTATTTCGCCCAGATTCCTTTGACTTGGCCTTGGTTGCTTTCACGGTCTTTTTATCGACGGCGGCCATGTTTATTTTCCTGAAATGTGCGAAAGTTGAAAGGAAGCGTTTAGAAGAACTTAACGCTACCTCAGATCTAGTCTAG